A stretch of the Peromyscus leucopus breed LL Stock chromosome 10, UCI_PerLeu_2.1, whole genome shotgun sequence genome encodes the following:
- the Utp3 gene encoding something about silencing protein 10 has protein sequence MVKRSRRRGAAQWAAVRAKAGRPAADGNEEDLESPPSPGDSSYYQDQVDEFHEARSRAALAKGWNEVDSGEEDGDEEEEVLALDIDDEDGEDGESSEDEEDGEDSDDNDDDGGSSVQSEAEASVDPSLSWGQRKKLYYDTDYGSKSRRRQSQQEVEEEEREEEEEAQVIQRRLAQALQEDDFGVAWVEAFAKPVPQVDEAETRVVKDLAKVSVKEKLKMLRKESPELLELIEDLKVKLTEMKDELEPLLQLVEKGVIPPGKGSQYLRTKYNLYLNYCANISFYLILKARRVPAHGHPVIERLVTYRNLINELSVVDQKLSSEIRHLLTAKDGAVKKELNPKAKLTKTKPKPVSETAAAAAADLPDDPDLDEAALKYSKEMEDRQKLKRKKEENNAEEQALEEQNAKRAITYQIAKNRGLTPRRKKIDRNPRVKHREKFRRAKIRRRGQVREVRREEQRYSGELSGIRAGVKKSIKLK, from the coding sequence ATGGTGAAGAGATCCCGGCGGCGTGGGGCGGCCCAGTGGGCAGCTGTGCGGGCCAAGGCAGGTCGCCCCGCCGCGGACGGAAATGAGGAGGATTTAGAGTCGCCGCCCTCTCCAGGGGACTCCAGCTACTACCAAGATCAGGTAGACGAGTTCCATGAGGCGCGATCTCGGGCAGCCTTGGCTAAAGGCTGGAACGAAGTCGACAGCGGGGAGGAGGACggtgatgaggaggaagaggtgctAGCCCTAGATATTGATGATGAAGACGGGGAAGATGGAGAGAGTTCGGAGGACGAGGAGGATGGCGAGGACAGTGACGATAATGACGATGATGGTGGGAGCTCTGTGCAGAGTGAGGCTGAGGCCTCTGTGGATCCCAGCTTGTCCTGGGGTCAGAGGAAAAAGCTTTATTATGACACAGACTATGGTTCCAAATCCCGACGCCGTCAGAGTCAGCAAGaagtagaagaggaggaaagagaggaagaggaggaggcacagGTCATTCAGCGGCGCCTGGCCCAGGCCCTGCAAGAGGATGATTTTGGAGTCGCTTGGGTGGAGGCCTTTGCAAAACCAGTGCCCCAGGTAGATGAAGCTGAGACTCGGGTCGTGAAGGATTTGGCTAAAGTCTCGGTGAAAGAGAAGCTGAAAATGTTGAGAAAAGAATCACCAGAGCTCTTGGAGCTGATAGAAGACCTCAAGGTCAAGTTGACAGAGATGAAAGATGAGTTAGAGCCGTTGTTACAGTTGGTGGAGAAAGGAGTCATTCCCCCTGGAAAAGGAAGCCAGTACCTGAGGACCAAGTATAACCTCTACTTGAACTACTGCGCCAACATCAGCTTTTATTTGATCTTAAAAGCCAGGAGAGTTCCTGCACACGGACATCCTGTTATAGAAAGGCTTGTCACTTACAGAAATCTGATCAACGAGCTGTCCGTTGTGGATCAGAAACTGTCCTCCGAAATCCGTCACCTACTCACAGCCAAGGATGGTGCTGTAAAGAAAGAACTGAATCCAAAAGCAAAATTAACCAAAACCAAGCCGAAGCCCGTTTCAGAgacggctgctgctgctgctgctgatctgCCTGATGACCCTGATCTTGATGAAGCGGCACTAAAATACTCTAAGGAAATGGAAGACCGGCAaaagttgaaaagaaagaaagaagaaaataatgctgAAGAACAGGCTCTCGAAGAGCAGAATGCAAAGAGAGCTATTACCTACCAGATTGCTAAAAACAGGGGACTTACGCCTAGGAGGAAGAAGATTGATAGGAACCCCCGAGTCAAACATAGGGAAAAGTTCAGAAGAGCCAAAATTCGAAGGCGAGGTCAGGTTCGTGAAGTTCGCAGAGAAGAACAGCGCTATAGTGGTGAACTGTCTGGCATTCGTGCCGGAGTTAAAAAGAGCATTAAGCTTAAGTAA